In Phaeobacter porticola, one DNA window encodes the following:
- a CDS encoding YggS family pyridoxal phosphate-dependent enzyme → MSLQDIQSRIHTAEENASRPKGSAKLIAVSKVQPNERVEAVLQEGHRCFGENRVQEAAGKWPDFAMRYSDLDLHLIGPLQSNKARQAMELFQSIHTLDRPKLANSIARLAQELGHCPKLFIQVNTGEEPQKAGIPPREADVFIHECQSMDLVIEGLMCIPPAGEEPSLHFALLAKIAARNGLTGLSMGMSGDFETAVALGATHVRVGSAIFGARAYEI, encoded by the coding sequence ATGTCGCTTCAAGACATTCAATCCCGCATCCATACTGCTGAAGAAAACGCCAGCCGTCCCAAGGGATCAGCCAAGTTGATCGCGGTATCCAAAGTTCAGCCCAACGAAAGGGTTGAGGCCGTCCTTCAAGAGGGTCACCGTTGTTTTGGCGAGAATCGCGTACAGGAAGCCGCTGGAAAGTGGCCGGACTTCGCGATGCGTTATTCTGATCTGGATCTGCACCTGATCGGCCCGTTGCAATCCAATAAAGCGCGTCAAGCGATGGAACTGTTTCAGAGCATCCACACCCTGGACCGGCCTAAGCTGGCCAATTCAATCGCGCGTTTGGCGCAAGAGCTGGGGCATTGCCCCAAGCTGTTCATTCAGGTCAACACCGGAGAAGAGCCGCAAAAAGCGGGTATTCCCCCGCGTGAGGCGGATGTCTTTATCCACGAGTGTCAAAGCATGGATCTGGTGATCGAAGGGTTGATGTGTATTCCGCCCGCCGGGGAAGAGCCGAGCCTGCATTTTGCCTTGCTCGCCAAGATCGCTGCGCGCAACGGTTTGACTGGCCTCTCCATGGGGATGAGCGGAGATTTTGAAACGGCGGTTGCGCTTGGCGCGACTCATGTTCGTGTTGGGTCAGCGATTTTTGGCGCGCGCGCGTACGAAATCTAG